The window GCCACGCCGTAGCGAAAGCCCTCCTCGGCCGGGCCGGCCGCGGTGCCGATGCAGTGCGTGCCGTGGCCGTGGCCGTCCTCCACGCTCTGGCCGGGGACGAAGGAGGCCGTCTCCTCGATGCGGCCGACCAGGTCCGGGTGGTCGGTGTCCACTCCGGTGTCGAGGACGGCGATCTTCACGTCCCGGCCGGTCAGCAGGGACCAGTTGGCCCGTGTCGCCTGCACGCCCCAGGTCATCTGGTACTCGTCCCAGGCCGGGCCCCGGCCGGCGGCGCCCTGGGCCCGGATGTGGTGGTCGACCTCCGTCTCGTCGCTGCGGTAGGTCGGATAGAACCCGGTCAGTGTCTGCCGGGCCTCGGTGATCACCGACGCGTACGCCACCCGCTCCGGCTCCGCCGCGATGATGTGCGCCTCCGCCTCCGCCGTGGTCACCAGCGCGTGACGCTGGTCCGGTTGGGCGGAGACCACGGCGACGCCGAGATCGTCGAACACCACCGAGACGTCCGGGCGCTGGAGGAGTTCCGCGGCGCCCCCCGCCTCGGCCCCGCCGACACGCTCGACGGCCGAGATGCCGACGGAGCTGCGCAGGGCTTCCATCCCGCGCTCCGGTTCGTCCTGGTCCAGCAGGATCACGTACCGGCCCGTGAACTCCGCCGACTGCTTGGAGATGCCCGCATCGGCCCTCTCCGGGTGCTCTCCGAAGGGACGCCTGCCCATTGGTCCGTTCACCATGGCTCTCGCTGCTTCCTGTGCGCTTCTCCGCTGGTTTCCCGTGCTGTGCGCGCGTCTCCCCGAGATCGCCGGAATCGCCCGGCCGGAGCGTCGCGCCGGTGCGCGGAGCGCCGTACACCGTGACGGGACGAGGGGGCGGTTCGATCGTGCGTCGACGCGGTGCCCTCGTCCGCTCCGTCACCGCTCGCAGTGCCGCCGCTGTCGCAGCCATCCCCTTCTCCACGCTCGCTCCGCCGACGACCCGCCGCAACCCGGGCCGCCCGGATCGCCACAGGTCATCCGCGACGTCGCCGGCCCGCGGGACCCCGTCAGCCGTTGAACGGTCAAAAAGCCCGGTGTTGAACGGTCAATGACACGGCCGCCCGGGCCGCCGGGCCCGGCGGCCCGGGTGTGAGCGCGCCGCCCCGGCGACGGCTGCCGGCCTCCGGCGGAGGCCACCCCGGAGGTCCGGCGCCGGGCCGAGCGGTTGAAAGTTCTTTCCGTCGGTTTCAAGACCCTTGCTGAAACCTTTCGTTGGGGGGTACGGTCGCGCGGGCGCCCGGCAGTGAAGCCGTGCCGCGGCGTAGGGGTCGGACCCGACAGAGCCGTAATCGCAAGGAGTTCCCGCCTGTGATACCGAGATGGCCGGCGCCCCCCACGCGCCGTACCCCCCGTGTGCGAAGGGCGGCGGCTATCACCGCCGCCGCCCTCGCGGCCGCACTCGTGCAGCCCCTCGCGGCCCACGCCGCCGCCCCGCCCGTACCGCCGTCGGACGCCGCGCTCGCCGCCCGGCCCGCCCGGCACGACGACACGCGCGAGCAGTTCTACTTCGTCATGCCGGACCGTTTCGCCAACGGGGACACCTCGAACGACCGGGGCGGACTCACCGGTTCCCGTACGAGTACCGGTTACGACCCCACCGACAAGGGCTTCTACCAGGGCGGCGACCTCAAGGGCCTGACCAAGCGGCTCGACTACATCAAGGGCCTCGGCACCACCTCCATCTGGATGGCGCCGATCTTCAAGAACCGGCCGGTGCAGGGCACGGGCGCCAACGCCTCCGCCGGGTACCACGGTTACTGGATCACCGACTTCACACAGGTCGACCCGCACTTCGGCACCAACAAGGACCTCAAGGACCTCATCGCCAAGGCGCACGCCAAGGGCATGAAGGTCTTCTTCGACGTCATCACCAACCACACCGCCGACGTCGTGGACTACCAGGAGAAGACCTACGACTACCTGTCCAAGGGCGCCTTCCCGTATCTGAGCGAGGACGGGCGGCCCTTCGACGACGCCGACTACGCCGACGGCCGCAGGAAGTTCCCCGCCGTCGACGCGGGCTCCTTCCCGCGCACGCCGAAGGTCACCCGGAAGTCCAAGGTCCCGGCCTGGCTCAACGACCCGGCGATGTACCACAACCGGGGCGATTCGACGTACGCCGGCGAGTCGACCACCTACGGCGACTTCTCCGGCCTGGACGACCTGTGGACCGAGCGTCCCGAGGTCGTCCACGGCATGGAGAAGATCTACCAGCGGTGGGTGAAGGACTTCGCGATCGACGGTTTCCGCATCGACACCGTCAAGCACGTGAACATGGAGTTCTGGACCCAGTGGGCGACCGCGCTCGACAAGTACGCGGCGGCGCACGGGCGGAAGAACTTCTTCATGTTCGGCGAGGTCTACACCGCCGACACCTCGCTCACCTCGCCGTACGTCACCCAGGGCCGCCTGGACGCGACCCT of the Streptomyces sp. 1222.5 genome contains:
- a CDS encoding S8 family serine peptidase, which produces MVNGPMGRRPFGEHPERADAGISKQSAEFTGRYVILLDQDEPERGMEALRSSVGISAVERVGGAEAGGAAELLQRPDVSVVFDDLGVAVVSAQPDQRHALVTTAEAEAHIIAAEPERVAYASVITEARQTLTGFYPTYRSDETEVDHHIRAQGAAGRGPAWDEYQMTWGVQATRANWSLLTGRDVKIAVLDTGVDTDHPDLVGRIEETASFVPGQSVEDGHGHGTHCIGTAAGPAEEGFRYGVAGGARVLAGKVLSNRGTGPDGQILAGIAWAVSRGARVISLSLGSPVEQGELFPQTYETVARRVLRRGAVIVAAAGNESRRPGFVAPVGRPANCPSILSVAALGKDLATAPFSCGGINGAGGEVNIAAPGVEVFSAAPDGTYATMDGTSMATPHAAGALALLTEAHPDASAAELGAQLQSMAHPLPQTVRDIGAGLLQAP